From the Lathyrus oleraceus cultivar Zhongwan6 chromosome 4, CAAS_Psat_ZW6_1.0, whole genome shotgun sequence genome, one window contains:
- the LOC127137554 gene encoding uncharacterized protein LOC127137554: MRDNFERLLREQGEQLQQRIDELERRPQNSNDGSGDEEERRRRRRQGGDNLRGIKIKVPTFVGKSDPEAYLEWETKLEQIFNCHNYSNLEKVQVAFIEFKEYALVWWDQLTKDRRRELHNKLQRLTQGSKSVEEYFKEMEVLKIRANVEEDDEATMARFLHGLNHDISDIVELHHYVEMDELVHQAIKVEQQLKRKSQAMRNSTTFNSQSWKHKTKKEGASSSKEATVENKGKTITSSSSSVSTNKSVKCFKCQGQGHIASQCPTKRTMLMEENEEIVEEEDGDYDEEFEEEIPSGDLLMVRRMLGSQIKEEDISQRENLFHTRCFVQGKVCSLIIDGGSCTNVASTRLVSKLKLETKPHPKPYKLQWLNGSVEMLVNKQVEIYFKIGKYEDVVLCDVIPMEASHLLLGKPWQFDRKDNHDGYSNKYSFMYHDQKINLVPLNPSEEFKELFPKEVPSGLPPIRGIGHHIDLNPGASLPNRPAYRSNPQQTQEIQSKNLDDHCIHLRAVLQVLRYENLYVNLEKCVFCTDHVIFLGFIVSSKGVHVDEEKVKAIREWPPPKNVSEVRSFHGLASFYMSFVKDFSTLEAPLNEIVKRDVGFKWGEKQEQAFAALKEKLTQAPILALPNFSKSFEIECDASNVEIGAVLLQEVHPFAYFSEKLKGFALNYSTYDKELYSLVRALQTWQYYLLPKEFVIHSDHESLKHLKGQGKLNMRHAKWVEFLEHLPYVIKHKKGKSNVVADALSRRHVLLSTLETKVFGLEHIKDLYKSDLEFSSNFLACEHTAFNGYFRHNGYLFKEKKLCA; this comes from the exons ATGCGTGACAATTttgaaagattgttaagagaaCAAGGTGAACAACTTCAACAAAGAATTGATGAGTTGGAAAGGAGGCCCCAAAATTCTAATGATGGTAGTGGTGATGAGGAGGAAAGAAGACGTAGAAGGAGACAAGGGGGAGATAATTTAAGGGGCATAAAAATTAAAGTTCCAACTTTTGTTGGAAAGAGTGACCCGGAGGCATATCTAGAATGGGAGACTAAACTTGAACAAATTTTTAATTGTCACAATTATTCTAATCTTGAAAAAGTGCAGGTTGCTTTTATTGAGTTCAAGGAGTATGCCTTAGTTTGGTGGGATCAATTGACCAAAGATAGAAGGAG GGAATTGCACAACAAATTGCAAAGACTCACTCAAGGTTCTAAAAGTGTTGAAGAATATTTCAAGGAGATGGAAGTTCTCAAAATTAGAGCTAATGTAGAGGAGGACGATGAAGCAACTATGGCTAGGTTTCTCCATGGTCTAAATCATGACATTAGTGACATAGTGGAACTTCATCACTATGTTGAAATGGATGAATTGGTACACCAAGCTATCAAAGTGGAACAACAACTCAAAAGAAAGAGCCAAGCAATGAGAAATTCCACCACTTTCAATTCTCAAAGTTGGAAGCACAAAACAAAGAAGGAGGGTGCTTCATCATCTAAGGAAGCCACGGTTGAAAACAAAGGTAAAACTATTACATCTTCTTCTTCAAGTGTTTCAACTAACAAAAGTGTTAAGTGTTTCAAGTGTCAAGGCCAAGGACATATTGCATCTCAATGTCCAACAAAGAGAACTATGCTTatggaagaaaatgaagaaattGTTGAAGAGGAGGATGGTGATTATGATGAGGAGTTTGAAGAAGAAATACCTAGTGGAGATTTACTCATGGTGAGAAGAATGTTGGGAAGCCAAATAAAGGAGGAGGATATAAGTCAAAGAGAAAACCTTTTTCATACAAGATGCTTTGTGCAAGGAAAGGTTTGTTCTTTAATAATTGATGGAGGAAGTTGTACAAATGTTGCAAGCACGCGTCTGGTTTCTAAACTAAAATTGGAAACAAAACCTCACCCTAAGCCTTACAAACTCCAATGGCTTAATGGAAGTGTAGAAATGCTTGTTAATAAACAAGTTGAGATTTATTttaaaattggaaaatatgaGGATGTAGTGTTGTGTGATGTAATACCAATGGAAGCTAGTCATTTGTTATTAGGAAAGCCTTGGCAATTTGATAGAAAAGACAATCATGATGGGTACTCCAATAAGTACTCTTTTATGTATCATGATCAAAAGATCAATCTTGTACCGTTAAATCCTAGTGAG GAATTTAAAGAATTGTTTCCGAAAGAGGTGCCAAGTGGTTTACCACCTATAAGAGGAATTGGACATCATATTGATCTCAATCCAGGAGCATCTTTGCCTAATAGGCCAGCATATAGAAGCAATCCACAACAAACTCAAGAGATACAAAG CAAGAACTTAGATGATCATTGCATTCATTTAAGGGCTGTTTTGCAAGTGCTAAGATATGAAAATTTGTATGTCAACCTAGAAAAATGTGTCTTTTGCACCGATCATGTGATTTTCTTAGGTTTCATTGTGAGCTCTAAAGGAGTCCATGTTGATGAGGAAAAGGTGAAAGCCATTCGAGAGTGGCCTCCTCCCAAAAATGTAAGTGAGGTAAGAAGCTTTCATGGTTTGGCTAGTTTTTATATGAGTTTTGTGAAGGACTTTAGTACCTTGGAAGCACCCCTCAATGAAATTGTTAAAAGGGATGTTGGTTTTAAATGGGGTGAAAAACAAGAGCAAGCCTTTGCTGCCCTAAAGGAAAAGCTCACCCAAGCACCAATTCTTGCATTGCCTAATTTTTCTAaatcttttgaaattgaatgtgATGCATCTAATGTGGAAATTGGAGCTGTTTTGTTGCAGGAAGTTCATCCATTTGCTTATTTTAGTGAAAAGCTAAAAGGGTTTGCCCTTAATTATTCTACATATGATAAGGAATTGTATTCCTTGGTGAGAGCTCTACAAACTTGGCAATATTACTTGCTGCCCAAAGAGTTTGTCATTCATAGTGATCACGAATCCTTGAAACATTTGAAGGGACAAGGTAAGTTGAATATGAGGCATGCCAAGTGGGTTGAGTTTCTTGAACACCTTCCTTATGTAATCAAGCATAAGAAAGGTAAATCTAATGTTGTGGCAGATGCACTCTCAAGAAGACATGTCTTGCTTTCTACTCTTGAAACAAAAGTTTTTGGTCTTGAGCATATTAAAGATTTGTATAAAAGTGACCTTgaattttcttcaaattttttaGCTTGTGAGCATACTGCCTTCAATGGGTATTTTAGGCACAATGGCTatttatttaaagaaaaaaaactGTGTGCCTAA